A genomic window from Algoriphagus sp. Y33 includes:
- a CDS encoding DUF3347 domain-containing protein, which produces MKKTMIMLCLALVSWGATAQHDHAAHGAQASSEKMEPMFKDKALGSSYTHYIHLKNALVASDFQQAKSASESLVKALHNVKGSDKVHTEAAKVAQAGSLENQRKAFTALSNEMATLVKGADISMGELYLEYCPMANGNTGGYWLSNEKEIRNPYFGDKMLKCGSVKETIN; this is translated from the coding sequence ATGAAAAAAACAATGATCATGCTATGCCTGGCTTTAGTAAGCTGGGGAGCAACCGCACAACACGACCATGCAGCGCATGGCGCACAAGCAAGCAGTGAAAAGATGGAACCCATGTTCAAAGACAAGGCGCTGGGATCTTCCTACACGCACTACATTCATTTGAAGAATGCTTTGGTGGCCTCTGATTTTCAGCAAGCAAAATCTGCTTCTGAATCTTTGGTGAAAGCTCTTCACAATGTAAAAGGAAGTGATAAAGTCCATACAGAGGCGGCCAAAGTTGCACAGGCAGGTTCACTGGAAAACCAGCGAAAGGCTTTTACCGCCTTAAGCAATGAGATGGCCACTTTGGTGAAGGGCGCTGATATAAGCATGGGAGAACTCTACCTGGAATACTGCCCAATGGCCAATGGCAACACAGGAGGCTATTGGCTCTCCAACGAAAAGGAGATCCGCAACCCTTACTTCGGTGACAAGATGCTGAAGTGCGGAAGCGTAAAAGAGACAATTAACTGA
- a CDS encoding 5-fold beta-flower protein: MSDDRGTKLGYISKEDIVFNNQNQKLGFIKNGKVYDAEGNPLGKAKKDGRYYNNDGVFILSTKTIGDKCEILDPEGHKKGTVHKNYKLHACAAHCFFLEQEMKKEEDK; this comes from the coding sequence ATATCGGATGACCGGGGCACCAAACTCGGATACATCAGTAAAGAAGACATTGTTTTCAACAATCAGAATCAAAAACTGGGCTTTATCAAAAACGGCAAAGTGTATGATGCCGAAGGTAATCCCCTTGGCAAAGCCAAAAAAGATGGTCGCTATTACAACAACGATGGAGTCTTCATTCTGAGCACCAAAACGATTGGTGATAAATGTGAAATTCTGGATCCAGAAGGTCACAAAAAAGGCACGGTACACAAAAACTATAAACTACATGCGTGTGCTGCTCACTGTTTCTTCTTGGAACAGGAAATGAAAAAAGAGGAAGATAAGTAA
- a CDS encoding nuclear transport factor 2 family protein gives MKLKLLFLGLAAIVAVKTQAQQSDEINQVKQVLESYKQAIESLDTTGIGNLFVSQSIVVESGKVEGRYQDYLANHLGPELHHFESFKFSDYEVAIEVALPFAFATETYIYTIVLSNDKSVIERKGVATSILKKENGQWKIWQTHSSARKPQTNH, from the coding sequence ATGAAATTGAAACTGCTTTTTTTAGGTCTTGCTGCCATAGTGGCCGTGAAGACTCAAGCGCAACAGTCGGATGAAATTAACCAGGTAAAACAAGTCCTGGAATCATACAAACAGGCCATTGAAAGCCTCGACACAACGGGCATAGGTAATTTATTTGTATCACAATCAATTGTTGTTGAATCAGGCAAAGTTGAAGGCCGATATCAGGACTATCTAGCTAACCACCTGGGCCCGGAGCTCCATCATTTCGAATCTTTCAAGTTTAGTGACTATGAAGTAGCCATTGAAGTCGCTTTGCCATTTGCCTTTGCCACTGAAACCTACATATACACCATTGTGCTAAGCAATGACAAATCAGTTATTGAGCGAAAAGGAGTTGCCACCAGCATTTTGAAAAAAGAAAACGGTCAATGGAAAATATGGCAAACCCATTCATCAGCAAGAAAACCACAGACCAATCATTAA
- a CDS encoding class I SAM-dependent methyltransferase: protein MIEKMKDHVHKTEKKIIPALGYDFLTAWYDATIRITMPERKFRNLLVDHLNPANGEHILEFGFGTAANLLIAAKKAPNSHFTGLDIDPKIREIAKHKLTKNSLSITLNLYDGTTFPFESNSFDKVVSCLVFHHLDKEAKLRSLKEIHRVLKPGGKLVIGDWGQAKSRMMRMAFYLVQVLDGFKTTNDNVKGLLPEYIQESGFSDVQEVDHINTKIGSFCYYVGDK from the coding sequence ATGATTGAAAAAATGAAAGATCATGTGCATAAAACTGAGAAGAAAATCATCCCCGCACTGGGGTATGATTTTCTTACAGCATGGTACGATGCTACCATACGCATCACCATGCCGGAACGTAAGTTTAGAAATTTGCTGGTCGATCACTTAAATCCTGCTAATGGAGAACATATTCTTGAGTTTGGTTTTGGTACAGCTGCCAATCTGCTGATTGCAGCAAAAAAGGCACCCAATAGTCATTTCACGGGGCTCGACATAGATCCGAAAATAAGAGAAATAGCAAAACATAAACTGACAAAAAATAGCTTGAGCATTACTCTGAATCTATATGATGGAACCACATTTCCATTTGAATCAAATTCTTTTGATAAAGTAGTTAGTTGCCTGGTCTTCCATCATCTGGATAAGGAGGCAAAATTGAGAAGTTTGAAAGAAATTCATCGGGTACTGAAACCGGGGGGAAAGCTGGTCATTGGTGACTGGGGTCAGGCTAAGTCCAGGATGATGCGAATGGCCTTTTATCTGGTTCAGGTGCTCGATGGATTTAAAACCACCAATGACAATGTCAAAGGGTTGTTGCCGGAGTATATTCAAGAATCTGGATTTTCCGACGTTCAGGAAGTTGATCATATAAATACCAAAATCGGCTCATTCTGTTACTATGTCGGTGACAAATAA
- a CDS encoding AraC family transcriptional regulator: MKQDLTSQEFKIKGMICSRCLKVLNSELKEMAIEVVEIELGRILIRYNSAKIHESLIRKIINENEFEIIWNKESIQAEQTKRWVVNYLWGTSQEMNLSEYLVKKLNTNYNTLSRIFSKTFGKSIERYSILLKIERAKELIENDKLSFSEISYELGYQNPSGLSRLFKKESGMTLKEYKSLGESRRVPIDRI, encoded by the coding sequence ATGAAACAGGATTTAACCTCACAAGAGTTTAAAATAAAAGGAATGATTTGCAGTCGTTGCTTGAAGGTATTAAACTCGGAATTAAAAGAAATGGCAATTGAAGTTGTAGAAATCGAACTTGGCAGAATATTGATTCGATACAACTCTGCCAAAATTCATGAATCATTGATCCGGAAAATCATCAATGAAAACGAGTTTGAAATTATCTGGAACAAAGAAAGCATTCAGGCAGAACAGACAAAGAGATGGGTCGTTAACTATTTATGGGGTACGAGTCAGGAGATGAACCTATCGGAATACCTGGTAAAAAAACTCAACACAAATTATAATACTTTGAGCAGAATATTTTCAAAAACCTTCGGCAAAAGCATAGAGCGCTACAGTATCTTATTGAAGATCGAGCGAGCCAAGGAGCTGATTGAGAATGATAAGTTGAGCTTTAGCGAAATATCTTATGAATTGGGTTATCAGAATCCTTCGGGCTTGTCCCGACTGTTTAAAAAAGAATCAGGCATGACGTTGAAAGAATATAAAAGTTTAGGTGAAAGTAGACGAGTACCAATTGATAGAATATGA
- a CDS encoding carbonic anhydrase produces the protein MKRLIPKLFSLIVILFIFGCNGSRKDTKNSTEGKGNEVEAINKTDVWAYQGETGPKFWTRLEEGSECGGIRQSPININTFKAIAGDFDLRLSDFHYENATEVKNVINNGHTIEYEFESENNILKLAERQYILKQFHFHSPSEHTLDGVRFPLEIHMVHFEPETNSYVVLALFAKQGETSKTFRFLLDYLPIDIGESKEVSALCDFEDPLSTLKTGTLYHYEGSLTTPPCTESVSWYILKEPLGLAPEQIDRLKDLMPINNYRLAQPLNGRIVSFKTFN, from the coding sequence ATGAAAAGATTAATACCAAAATTGTTTTCGCTCATAGTCATCTTGTTCATTTTTGGTTGTAATGGTAGTCGGAAAGACACAAAAAATAGTACTGAAGGAAAGGGTAATGAAGTAGAGGCTATTAATAAAACAGATGTGTGGGCATATCAGGGTGAAACAGGCCCCAAGTTTTGGACCAGACTTGAAGAAGGATCAGAATGCGGAGGCATCAGACAATCACCTATCAACATCAACACTTTTAAGGCAATAGCAGGAGATTTTGATCTCCGCCTTAGTGACTTTCATTATGAAAATGCTACTGAAGTTAAAAATGTAATAAATAATGGTCATACTATCGAATACGAATTTGAATCTGAAAACAATATATTGAAGCTTGCCGAGCGTCAGTACATTCTAAAACAATTTCATTTCCATTCGCCTTCAGAACACACCTTAGATGGAGTTAGATTCCCCTTGGAAATTCACATGGTTCATTTTGAGCCGGAGACTAACAGTTATGTAGTACTAGCCTTATTCGCAAAGCAGGGTGAAACAAGCAAAACTTTCCGGTTTTTGCTTGACTATTTACCTATTGATATAGGTGAATCGAAGGAAGTCAGTGCACTCTGCGATTTTGAGGATCCGCTTAGTACATTGAAAACAGGAACCCTCTATCATTATGAAGGTTCATTAACTACCCCTCCGTGCACAGAATCTGTATCCTGGTATATATTGAAGGAGCCCCTTGGGTTAGCACCAGAACAAATTGACAGATTAAAAGACCTGATGCCAATAAACAATTACCGACTGGCTCAGCCATTGAATGGGCGTATCGTGAGTTTTAAAACATTTAATTAA